The Mercurialis annua linkage group LG2, ddMerAnnu1.2, whole genome shotgun sequence genome contains a region encoding:
- the LOC126667490 gene encoding glycine-rich cell wall structural protein-like isoform X1 codes for MAISKTFLLLGFALAVVILISARDLAAETVQNQKNANVDGHGGYGNNYGSGKGGYGNYGSGKGGYGSGKGGYSGGQSSGKGEYGGGYGKGYGSGKGGYGGGKGSGKGEYGGGYGKGGGSGNHGGYGSGKGGSHGGANEAGN; via the exons ATGGCGATCTCGAAGACTTTTCTTCTTCTCGGATTTGCATTAGCTGTTGTTATTCTGATCTCAGCTCGTGACCTTGCTGCTGAAACCGTTCAAAACC AGAAGAATGCAAATGTTGATGGGCATGGCGGATATGGCAATAATTATGGGTCTGGAAAAGGCGGATATGGCAATTATGGGTCTGGAAAAGGCGGGTACGGATCAGGTAAAGGCGGATATAGCGGAGGGCAAAGTTCAGGAAAAGGCGAATATGGAGGCGGATATGGCAAAGGATATGGATCAGGCAAAGGCGGATATGGCGGAGGGAAGGGATCAGGCAAAGGCGAATATGGAGGTGGATATGGCAAAGGAGGTGGGAGTGGAAACCACGGTGGATATGGGAGCGGAAAGGGAGGTTCCCACGGTGGCGCAAATGAAGCTGGAAACTAG